Part of the Synergistaceae bacterium genome, TCAGGTTCACGCGTAAAAATCACAGGAGCAGGCCGAACTGATAAAGGCGTTAACGCATGGGCTCAAGTTGCATCGTTTGAACTCGATAAAATTTTTATGCCCGATAAACTAAGACTCGCTATAAATTTCTATTTGCCTGAAGATATTAGAATCATGAAAATTTTTCACGTCCCTGA contains:
- a CDS encoding tRNA pseudouridine(38-40) synthase TruA, yielding MKYAAKISYLGKNYSGWQIQPDSLSIQEIIEGVLFKISGSRVKITGAGRTDKGVNAWAQVASFELDKIFMPDKLRLAINFYLPEDIRIMKIFHVP